In Silene latifolia isolate original U9 population chromosome 3, ASM4854445v1, whole genome shotgun sequence, a single window of DNA contains:
- the LOC141646734 gene encoding putative F-box/FBD/LRR-repeat protein At5g56810 isoform X1, whose protein sequence is MMMTTSLPALESCLNDECKANGAGKENYDRLSELSEDILLSIVSSFTMKEVARLSLVSRRWEYIWHCFPHLIFEDPRAMDNIRRNWKAIVVERPDFVRMVDRVVEEHLGTAIDELRITFDLDKKWQSYVDKWAAFALDKQVKRLEFNFTSPWRYGRIRYGNGIVLPMCDEPLDLPPKFTGFKSFLTSLCLKYVNVTDEFMDYVSHSCPSLENLCIVGSKYLTRMSGAFDQVKHLEVTLCRNMKTIDISARTLRSFTMYSQHIQPRMAHASSLVEVSIGGYDDFYAVTYAIDSLALYLSQLLYLNLRISKKMILGIDHSAAMPKLQHLELQVVAYGNQSLRGWIPLILACPLLQKLTLKLNRITKKFDQPVYKWPGLPLKCLKTLEIVGYVGQTIDLGLAFFVLENASMLEEVIVTFVPRNYKTYDIDARERLVKLQDKIPQGVKLTTVN, encoded by the exons ATGATGATGACAACGTCCTTGCCTGCCCTTGAATCATGCCTCAACGAT GAGTGCAAGGCTAATGGTGCAGGCAAAGAAAATTATGATCGTTTGAGCGAGCTTTCCGAGGATATTCTGCTGTCAATAGTTTCGTCTTTTACAATGAAGGAAGTCGCAAGACTTAGTCTTGTTTCGCGTCGATGGGAATATATATGGCACTGTTTTCCACACTTGATATTTGAAGATCCTCGAGCTATGGATAATATTCGGAGAAATTGGAAAGCGATTGTTGTAGAAAGACCTGACTTTGTGAGGATGGTTGATCGTGTTGTTGAAGAGCATTTGGGGACGGCTATAGATGAACTTAGAATCACTTTTGATTTGGATAAAAAATGGCAATCTTATGTCGATAAGTGGGCAGCTTTTGCACTGGATAAACAAGTCAAAAGGCTTGAGTTCAATTTTACATCACCCTGGCGATACGGACGCATACGTTATGGCAATGGCATTGTTTTGCCTATGTGTGACGAGCCGCTTGATTTGCCTCCTAAGTTTACAGGCTTCAAGTCTTTTCTGACATCTCTATGCCTTAAATACGTCAATGTCACAGATGAATTCATGGATTATGTGTCTCATTCATGCCCTTCCCTGGAGAACTTGTGCATTGTGGGATCGAAATATCTTACAAGAATGTCTGGTGCATTTGATCAAGTAAAACATTTGGAGGTTACTCTTTGCCGCAATATGAAAACAATTGATATTTCTGCCCGAACGCTCCGCTCTTTCACAATGTATAGTCAGCATATACAGCCACGGATGGCCCATGCTTCCTCCCTCGTTGAGGTGTCAATTGGCGGCTACGATGACTTTTATGCTGTTACCTATGCTATTGACTCCCTTGCACTATATCTCTCCCAGTTGTTATATCTAAATTTGAGGATATCCAAG AAGATGATTTTGGGGATTGATCATTCTGCTGCTATGCCAAAACTTCAACATCTAGAATTGCAAGTCGTGGCATACGGGAACCAAAGCTTGCGAGGGTGGATTCCCTTGATTCTGGCATGTCCTCTTCTGCAGAAGCTGACATTGAAG TTGAATCGTATTACAAAAAAATTCGATCAGCCTGTATACAAGTGGCCTGGCCTCCCCCTCAAATGCTTGAAGACATTGGAGATTGTTGGTTATGTGGGACAAACAATCGACCTTGGACTTGCATTCTTTGTGCTAGAGAATGCTAGTATGCTTGAAGAGGTAATTGTTACCTTTGTGCCTCGCAATTATAAGACGTATGACATTGATGCGCGAGAACGACTTGTAAAGCTCCAGGACAAGATACCGCAAGGCGTAAAGTTAACAACCGTGAATTAG
- the LOC141646734 gene encoding putative FBD-associated F-box protein At5g56440 isoform X2, giving the protein MMMTTSLPALESCLNDECKANGAGKENYDRLSELSEDILLSIVSSFTMKEVARLSLVSRRWEYIWHCFPHLIFEDPRAMDNIRRNWKAIVVERPDFVRMVDRVVEEHLGTAIDELRITFDLDKKWQSYVDKWAAFALDKQVKRLEFNFTSPWRYGRIRYGNGIVLPMCDEPLDLPPKFTGFKSFLTSLCLKYVNVTDEFMDYVSHSCPSLENLCIVGSKYLTRMSGAFDQVKHLEVTLCRNMKTIDISARTLRSFTMYSQHIQPRMAHASSLVEVSIGGYDDFYAVTYAIDSLALYLSQLLYLNLRISKMILGIDHSAAMPKLQHLELQVVAYGNQSLRGWIPLILACPLLQKLTLKLNRITKKFDQPVYKWPGLPLKCLKTLEIVGYVGQTIDLGLAFFVLENASMLEEVIVTFVPRNYKTYDIDARERLVKLQDKIPQGVKLTTVN; this is encoded by the exons ATGATGATGACAACGTCCTTGCCTGCCCTTGAATCATGCCTCAACGAT GAGTGCAAGGCTAATGGTGCAGGCAAAGAAAATTATGATCGTTTGAGCGAGCTTTCCGAGGATATTCTGCTGTCAATAGTTTCGTCTTTTACAATGAAGGAAGTCGCAAGACTTAGTCTTGTTTCGCGTCGATGGGAATATATATGGCACTGTTTTCCACACTTGATATTTGAAGATCCTCGAGCTATGGATAATATTCGGAGAAATTGGAAAGCGATTGTTGTAGAAAGACCTGACTTTGTGAGGATGGTTGATCGTGTTGTTGAAGAGCATTTGGGGACGGCTATAGATGAACTTAGAATCACTTTTGATTTGGATAAAAAATGGCAATCTTATGTCGATAAGTGGGCAGCTTTTGCACTGGATAAACAAGTCAAAAGGCTTGAGTTCAATTTTACATCACCCTGGCGATACGGACGCATACGTTATGGCAATGGCATTGTTTTGCCTATGTGTGACGAGCCGCTTGATTTGCCTCCTAAGTTTACAGGCTTCAAGTCTTTTCTGACATCTCTATGCCTTAAATACGTCAATGTCACAGATGAATTCATGGATTATGTGTCTCATTCATGCCCTTCCCTGGAGAACTTGTGCATTGTGGGATCGAAATATCTTACAAGAATGTCTGGTGCATTTGATCAAGTAAAACATTTGGAGGTTACTCTTTGCCGCAATATGAAAACAATTGATATTTCTGCCCGAACGCTCCGCTCTTTCACAATGTATAGTCAGCATATACAGCCACGGATGGCCCATGCTTCCTCCCTCGTTGAGGTGTCAATTGGCGGCTACGATGACTTTTATGCTGTTACCTATGCTATTGACTCCCTTGCACTATATCTCTCCCAGTTGTTATATCTAAATTTGAGGATATCCAAG ATGATTTTGGGGATTGATCATTCTGCTGCTATGCCAAAACTTCAACATCTAGAATTGCAAGTCGTGGCATACGGGAACCAAAGCTTGCGAGGGTGGATTCCCTTGATTCTGGCATGTCCTCTTCTGCAGAAGCTGACATTGAAG TTGAATCGTATTACAAAAAAATTCGATCAGCCTGTATACAAGTGGCCTGGCCTCCCCCTCAAATGCTTGAAGACATTGGAGATTGTTGGTTATGTGGGACAAACAATCGACCTTGGACTTGCATTCTTTGTGCTAGAGAATGCTAGTATGCTTGAAGAGGTAATTGTTACCTTTGTGCCTCGCAATTATAAGACGTATGACATTGATGCGCGAGAACGACTTGTAAAGCTCCAGGACAAGATACCGCAAGGCGTAAAGTTAACAACCGTGAATTAG